Proteins encoded in a region of the Salmo trutta chromosome 34, fSalTru1.1, whole genome shotgun sequence genome:
- the LOC115173569 gene encoding proteasome subunit beta type-7, whose translation MLHNSRPPQPQSAGFSFENTRRNAVLEGNLSELGYSSPKARKTGTTIAGIVFKDGVILGADTRATDDMVVADKNCMKIHYIAPNIYCCGAGVAADAEVTTQMMSSNVELHSLSTGRPPLVVTVTRQLKQMLFRYQGHIGSSLIVGGVDVTGAHLYSVYPHGSYDKLPFLTMGSGAGAAISIFEDRYRPNMELEEAKKLVRDAIAAGIFCDLGSGSNVDLCVITQAGVQYLRSYDQPAQKGKKEGQYKYKPGTTAVLTKTVTPLPLDVVDESIQLMDAQ comes from the exons ATGCTCCATAATTCTCGACCTCCCCAACCTCAAAGCGctggtttttcctttgagaaCACTCGCAG GAATGCTGTGTTGGAGGGGAATTTGTCAGAGCTTGGTTACAGTTCTCCTAAGGCAAGGAAGACTGGAACCACCATCGCTGGCATAGTATTCAAG GATGGGGTGATACTTGGAGCTGACACAAGAGCCACTGATGACATGGTGGTAGCTGACAAGAATTGCATGAAGATCCACTACATTGCTCCCAACATCTA CTGTTGTGGAGCAGGTGTGGCTGCAGATGCAGAAGTCACCACTCAGATGATGTCATCCAATGTGGAGCTGCACTCACTCAGCACAGGACGTCCTCCCCTTGTTGTCACGGTTACCCGACAACTGAAACAGATGCTCTTCAG GTACCAGGGACATATTGGCTCCTCTCTGATTGTTGGAGGTGTGGATGTGACTGGCGCTCACCTCTACAGTGTCTACCCACACGGCTCCTATGACAAACTACCATTCCTTACTATGG GTTCAGGAGCAGGTGCAGCTATTTCTATCTTTGAAGACAGATACAGACCAAACATGGAG CTGGAAGAGGCTAAAAAGCTGGTGCGGGATGCCATTGCTGCTGGGATTTTCTGTGACTTGGGCTCTGGCAGTAACGTGGACCTGTGTGTCATCACTCAGGCAGGGGTTCAGTACCTTAGGAGCTATGACCAACCTGCCCAGAAGGGGAAAAA AGAAGGACAGTACAAGTACAAGCCTGGCACCACTGCAGTTTTAACAAAGACCGTCACACCCCTGCCTCTGGACGTCGTTGATGAATCAATTCAGCTTATGGACGCTCAGTAA
- the LOC115173573 gene encoding histone H3-like centromeric protein A, with protein sequence MPRRDPDSSSASRRKGAVPKRRPPASTATASTSKAKAPRLSGPSAPAGPAPSPQKKRRFRPGNRALLEIRKYQKSTDLLLRKGPFARLVREVCQTYSRDFMRWQVNALLALQEAAEAFLVLLFSDAYLCTIHAKRVTLFPRDIQLARRIRGVDDL encoded by the exons ATGCCCCGTCGCGATCCTGACAGTTCTTCTGCAAGCCGGCGCAAGGGTGCAGTACCCAAGCGTCGGCCTCCAGCCTCCACCGCGACTGCTTCAACCTCAAAGGCAAAGGCACCACGGCTGAGCGGACCATCGG CCCCTGCAGGTCCAGCTCCCTCCCCGCAAAAAAAGAGAAGGTTTCGCCCTGGCAACCGAGCTCTGCTGGAAATTCGCAAGTACCAGAAAAGCACTGACTTGCTTTTGCGCAAGGGACCGTTTGCACGCCTG GTTCGGGAGGTGTGCCAGACTTATAGCAGGGACTTCATGAGATGGCAGGTGAACGCTCTTCTGGCCTTGCAGGAG GCTGCAGAGGCTTTCCTCGTTTTACTGTTTTCCGACGCCTACCTGTGTACCATCCACGCCAAGCGTGTAACGCTGTTCCCCCGTGACATTCAGCTTGCCCGGCGAATTCGAGGAGTGGATGATCTCTGA